TCACTCTTGTAAAAAttccagcttttttttttttcaattatccTTTTTAGCTATATGGATGGCTATTCTATTTGTTTTAAAAGTTAAAGCTTGTTGATTTTGTGGATAAAATGGGTAGGGCTTATTTAATTGCTTGCGTACTGGTAGAATTTTGGCTACGGATATTAGTTTTTGAATGTTGAAAAGTTTCACTAAGCAGTAGGATATAAAACCGGAGTTATAACTATCATATTTTGCTCTCCCGGGGTTTAGTTGAGTGCCAACAAACTGAATAACAATAAAGCAGCAGTAGAGACGAGGTAAAAAAGAAAGTTGCAGTTGAGAGTGGAAGTGACTATGCGGTGATTATCCTTCAAAATGGTGACGTGACATCTCCTACCCCACCCCCCCCTCTCCCccaaaaaaaactgaaaaccaaagggaaagaaaaagggaaatgcTTTTTGTTATAGATGTTACCAATTTTAATCGCTCCATGATTGGCTGTAAAGCAATCTTTTCCTGTTTAAGTTTTCCACTTATACAACTTTTGAGTTGATGGCATTGAATTGGTTGTACTTTCCATAGTTTAATCTGTTCCCTTCTCCAACTCGTGACTTTCTTGTTCATAACGAAAAAAAATCAGACTAGAAAGGGAATTAAAAGAATATTTTGATCATCATGTGCTTCTTGTTCTTTCAGTTTGGTGCTGCTGCAGCAGTTATGGTGAAAGAAGGTTCAATCGGTTCTCTGTTATTAACATTACCTTGGAGTGGCGATGGCTGTCGAATTGAGGTTGATGAACTTGAGCTCATCATTGCTCCTGGTGGAGCAAGTGTTTTGCATGATGGTTCGGAAACTCgcaattttggtcaaaacaaCAATCATCCTGCCAATCATGACTCGAGAAAGCTGGAGAATGACTCAGGATCAGGTGGTGGTGTTACGCTTACCTCAGTATATGTTCACGAAGGAGTTAAAACCATTGCCAAGATGGTAAAATGGTTGCTTAGTAGCTTTCATGTGAAAATAAAAAGATTGATTGTGGCATTTGATCCCTGTATAGTGGAGGAAACGAATAAAAGATTTAGTAGAAGTTTGGTACTTCGAATTTCTGAAGCAGAATGTGGAACATGTATATCTGAAGATCCAGATCCTCATTTGATGGAAGAAGCCAAAGATAATTTTCTTGGTTTAAGTCGACTGACCAATTTCTTTAAATTTCAAGGAGCAGTTCTTGAATTGCTACAAATAGATGATGTGGAACACCAGAGTACATGTGCATGTGCTTCAGGAATCAATTTTGGAGAATGGTTTTCAGACCGCTGCCAATCAACTGCTATGACTCCAATTATTACTGGACAAAACGGTGGTTTTTCTGGGCACCTAAAATTGAGTATACCTTGGAAGAATGGTTCCTTAGACATACGCAAGGTGGATGTAGATGCTTACATTGAACCTCTGGAATTAAGATTTCAGCCAAGTACTGTTGCATGGTTTATATGTTTGTGGGACATGTTTAAAGACATGGGTTCGACAAGTGGGAGTGAGATGCTTTGCAAAGCAACAGATACTGTTTGTGATAATGCTGCATTAAATTATACGTCTTCAATGCCAGATGTTCGTTCACTTAATGCAGATAAGGTGCTAGAAGAAAATGATAATTCTTTGGTTAACTGCAGCTCTTTGCTTGAGGAAGAATGCCGACTGGAAGCCCTATTATCAGAATCTCATCTTATATCAGATTGGGTAGGTAGAACCCAGAAAGACGAACCTGATTTTGGGGAGAGGTCGGTATCATGTTGGTTCTGTTTTGCTCATCTTAAATGTGCTCAAGATGTATACTTTCAGCTCTTGCATCAAACATGCCTAAGTTTAGTTGTGTTAGAATTATTTTCTACAGGCTAATGCTAAACAAACCCAGAAAATCTACTTGTGGAACCGACTAAGTGAATGCAGAATTGTTGTACAGGATATGTAGAAATTTAAACAAAAAGATGATCAAAATTTAACTGAACTCTATGTCTCCAACAAAAGGTGCCTAATCAGTTAGCTGAATTATCATTCCATTTTGGATATGATGCATTAGATCTGATGCTCATATTCTCAGACATTCTTTTTCGAGCAAACTATTAGAGCTTTCACTATTCAGAAAAGAATCAGCTTGAAACAGATGTTTGGACCTCAGTCCTCAGACATGGTTGTTTGCCTGTTCCATTTTGGTTCTCCATTCCCCTTGCTATGCTTTATGAATTATGTGATTTGTTGTTTGCAGTGTGTACcagttttttgaatgttttgatGAGTTGAGAAGTTCACAATCAGCTTTGGGCCAAAGTGGGATGTGGAACTGGACCTGTTCTGTTTGCAGTGCTATAACTGCCGTATCCAATCTTGCTTCCGGATCTTCGTCTATTCCACCTGGTATGTGATTGACTCTGCGCGCATAGTATGTGTAAGAAATGCCATAATAGAATAATGGCCCACCACAGATCTGAGCACAACTTTGTAGTTGGAGGCTAATGCATTTCACAGTTGTACTACTCATCTGCCCCTTTTCTATGCAAATTGGGTTGATATTCTCACACAACAAATACTTATGTTTCTTATGCCATATCATTGAGGTGTGCAACATCTGGTTGCCCTATAGCAATTTTTTCGTAATATTTTTTAGCAGCATGCTTGCATGcttgtcattttcttcttcttttcattATTTGGTGGGGTTTTCTCTCCACAAGGGAGTTGGGGTAGGGATTTATTTGAAATGACTGTGGTGTGGTATAGTTAATTTTTATGATATTTTTTGTTACCAGTTAGCATGGGTGGAACGGGGAACTATGGAATATGGCATACTTGTTCCAATTTGTAAAATGTTGTGAATTTTGCAATAGTTCTGCTGGTACTACCAATTAGTTTTGTTGCTATCAAGATATGCTTGCAAGAGAGACGTTGTTTATCAGTTATTGATAGTCTTTTATGCCCTTGTGCAGTACAGCAGCATGTCGAAACTAATCTCAAGGTGACTGTTGCAAGAATATCTatccttttttccttctttgacaAAAAGCCTGAATATTCCTGTTACGAGAGGGAAAATCAAGCCAAGGCTGCTCAGTATGTTCATTATCTGGATATGAAGTTCCTAGACCTGCTACTTGTCTTGCAGGTAATTTTACAGTCGCCAACCCGCAACCAGaaggaaaaattttcttgttgagCTTTAGTTTTTACAAACATTTTATGTCTTCCTTTCATTACTTTATATTAACAGTCGGAATTTGATAAGCTCAACAGGTATGTCCTGAAGAGATGAATTTTGAGGCAACAGTCCAGCATATAGAACTGGATGATCATTTTTCTTCTGAGAATGACAAAATAGATCCTAAGTCGCAAAATGAAAGTGTAACAGCGAGCGGTCTGACTGATTTAATTCAAGCAATGCAAGATGCTGTTCAAGATGCTCTAATTCCCCTTAGCTCATCAGGTGAATATGCTGGAATGGTTAGTAGGAGAGGTTTTGATGTGGATGTTCAACCTAGTATGGTTGCATCGAATGCTTGTAGCTGTATTACCAGTTGTGAGTGCATTGACATGGATAATGTTGTGAAGGTGGCTTTATTTAAAACTTCGGGCATCAGCCGGTGCCAAGTCACTGTCAATACTGGTACATCTGCTAATTTTGTTTTGGGGCCAGTCTCTTTTACATTAAGTTTGCCACCATGTGTTTTATGGGCAAACTTTGGTCTGGTTGATAAGGTGTCAGATCTTCTAAAAGAAGTTGGAGCTTGTAAAATGAGTCATGGAAGGAATAATTTTGCATCTAAGACGATTTTTAGTGAGAGAGAATTATATTCTCAGgagaatgaagaaaagaatTCCCATGGTTGTGTCTCGTCTATTCCATCAGATGAAAGTCTAAGGGGTAATATATGCCTTTCAAATGCAAGGATAATACTCATGGCAGGTTACTATTCCTTCAATCAGTTTCTAGCTCTTGATTTCTCTTATCCCCAAAAGTTTGGGGACAAAAATCCCAAGGCCTCTGAGCCTGCATCTGGCACTAGTTTGAGTAAAGGAGGCTTGCTAGAGAATTCTAAATCCTTGCAATTGAGTTGGAAGGATCTTGCTGTCTACCTGATTACCTCTGATCCTGGTGAGAATGGTGGAATTGAGCTATCCAATGTGTTGAAGTGGAAGTTGTCTGCTCACATGATTATGTCCATTGCCAATGAAACTAGCCAATTATCCGCCATTAGTATGTTCTGGCAGGATGGTACGACTGGTCCATGGATAACTAGGAGAGCTAAGCTTCTGGCTACTTCAGGGAACTTGAAAAACAGACAGAGATTTACGGGAAAAGATTATGAGTTTGCTTCTGTAACTACTGCCAAGGACATGGAAGAATCTGACAATCGTGCTAAACAGGAGATGGTTTTGAGCTCTGGATTTTTCATACACGTGCTGCTGTCTCCTGTTATGGTCAATCTTGGTAAGGCTCACTACGATAGCCTAATATGCCTGCTGCATCAGCTGGTTAATTGTTTGTCATGTATGGCCTCTGATACACTGAAGGAAGAATCTAGTATATCTCAGACATCTATCTTGGTTGATTGTGATTCAGTTGGAATTGCTGTCTGTATGGAAGAAAAAGTAGATACTAAAAGTTCAACCCAGAGTGAGCTTCCTGGTTCTTGGCATGGTTTTAGACTCAAAATTCAGAAATTTGAGTTGCTTTCTGTTTCAAATATTGGTCGAGTGAGGGGTGCTAAATTTGTTTGGATGTCGCACGGGGAAGGCAGTTTGTCTGGTTTTGTTACTGGAGTTCCTCATGAAGAGCTGCTTCTCATCTCATGCAGCAACTCAACCATGGGCCGTGGTGATGGAGAAGGTTCAAATGTTTTAACCCCAAGGTTTGCTGGGTCTGATATTGTACACTTGTGGAATCCAGATGAGCTTCATAGCTATATGTCCATTGCCGTGAGATGCGGTACTATTGTTGCAATTGGTGGTCGTGTGGATTGGTGGGAAGCAATATCTTCCTTTTTCAGTGTGCCCTGTCGAGAAATTGAACAAATGGGTGAAAATAGTCTGCAGGAGGGGGGTTCTGAGAGCAGTGCACCTTTTCAAACATCCTTTATTCTTAATCTGGTAGATATTGGTGTGAATTATGAACCAAACATGTATCCGTGTGCCAGCACGGATGGTTTAGATGTTGAATCTTCTTCTGGCATGGTCAGCAAAGCTGCTGATGATCAGTATATTGCTTGTTTATTAGCAGCATCTTCTTTCACACTTTCTAGTAATAGCATATCTGATTCCTCTGTTGGTGTATATAATATTAGGCTGCAAGATCTGGGTCTGCTTCTTTGTCCTGTATCTGGACCTAAAACTTCTGGCAGTAATTACAGCGTAGAGCATCTCAGCAGGGCTGGCTATGTTAAAGTTGCTCATGTGGCACATGTTAAAGCTCTTTTGAAAACTTATTCTAAAGGGGACCCCAGGTGGGAAGTAGAATCATCAGATCTACGTATTGTTGTAGGTACCTGTTCTGACACTGCATGTGGTTTGATTCGTCTGGGAGCCCAACTCCAGCAGCTGTTCGCACCTAACTTGGAGGATACACTTGTGCACTTGCAGACTAGGTGGAATGATGTTCAAGGGACAACTGAGGATGCTCAGATTGGGACACACCTTGGTGATGCTGCTCTATCAGATATTGAGGGGCAAAATTTAGGGGCAAATAGTAGCTCATGTAGAAGCAATCTGATGGATGAAATTTGTGAAGATGCATTTCAGCTGGTTGGAAATGCTGATGGCCAGAGAGATTATGATGATAGAGAGTTTAATATGTCAATCAATGATAATGTTCTTGGTGAACCAAGTGAACTGAGTGCCAGCAATGGTGAACATTTTGCTGGTTGTTTCTCCTTTTCTGAATCAAATCCAGTTGTTGGACTGGAAAATAATGGGGCATCATTTCAAGATGAAAATGTTCCAGAGTTTATAGAAGAATATTTCTTGTCAGATCTACGCCCTCTGTCAGGAGTTTCCTTTACTTCCCAGTTACCAAACGAACTTCACTGTAAAGCTGGTATTACAGGCAGCGGGGAACTGCCATACAGAAACAATGGTTGGTATGGGAACACTTCTTTAAGAATTGTAGAAAACCATGTTTCAGAGGTCAATGATCAAGCTAATCCCGGGCAACTAGAGAATAGTGAGTCTTCCAGTGGTTGCACTGAACTTGATGATCATGGCAGAATAAAGGGGTGCATACTTCTCAAGAACATGAATATAGTTTGGAGATTATATGCTGGTTCTGACTGGAGTAATTTTCAGAAAAGTCAGGAGCATTCTACTTCTGGACGGGATGCAACAGTTTGTTTAGAGATCTCACTGTCAAGGATGCAGATCCAGTATGATATTTTCCCTGATGGTGGATTACATGCATCTCTGCTGTCTCTTGCCATTCAGTATTTCCGCGTGAATGATAACAGCAAAAATGCACCATGGAAACTGGTCAGTCTTCGATGTGATTTAACTTTTACCTGGTTCAAGTTTGCCGTTTTATCATGCGGCCCAGTGTCTGACTccttattttattcttttgaagGTGCTTGGATATTATCAATCAAAAGATCATCCTAGAAAATCTTCTTCAAAAGCTCTTAAGATGGATTTAGAGTCTGTCAGACCAGACCCTTCAACTCCTTTGGAGGAATATCGGTATGCATTTTGTTTCTCTGAAGTTTTTTGCTTCACTGTTTCGTAAAAAGGCATTATTACTCACTTGTTTCAGCTGAATTTAGGATCTGGCAGACCCTTGTTTGCTTTTGGGGGGACATTAATATGCATTtctttctataattatttttcttcatcttTCTAATATGAAGGAAATAGTAGTTAGTTCATTTGTTTTTTCTCAGTAACATAATTACGTGCTCTTTTCATGTTGTGCTTCTGTATGTTCCTGATGGAGTTGCAGTATAGTAACTCATATATCACACCACTTTTATATCTATGCTTATGGCAAACATATATTGAGGAAATTAGATAATCATTTACGCCATCCACATATGTGCTAGAAACTGCTTGAAGGTTTTGTGTTTTTCTTTAACGTAATCTTTCTGTGGtgctatttttttctttaatctaaTATATGACCATTAATCCAGCTCTGtgcttttccatcttttttaGGATAACTAGGGACTAGGGTGAAAATTCTAAAGTTTGTATTTGCCTCTCCCTTTTGCTCATGCAGCGTACAGTCTTTGAATATAAGCAACCCCACAGCGAAAACTTGAGTTGTGAGGGTCTCCTCacctcaaaatttaaagtattgAATATGTCGCTGGGAAAAAGGACAGGAATTGTTGAGGATATGAGAGTGGATTGATCTTAGACTGTTTCCTAATAAATGCATGTTTCTCTTATAGGTTGCGTGTTGCTTTTCTTCCAATGCGTTTGCATCTTCATCAAAGTCAGCTCGATTTTCTCATCAACTTCTTTGGTGGGCAAAGAACATCTATTAACTCATCCAAGAATGGCACTCATGATATTCTTGAAGCAGGAAAGGGATCACACAAGGCTGCAAGTCTCAGTGGACATACAATTGTTCAGGAGGCATTGCTTCCCTTTTTTCAGGTGAGTATTTTGAAATTGCTCTATTCTCAGGATATAATAAATTGTTTCATTCTGGTTAATGATTAGCATGTTAGATCTTAAATGCAAATTATAAACATTCAAATGTTCACGGGGTAAGCAGGAAATCTGGAAAACACTAAACTTTGCTGTAATTATATGTCCTTCAGCTATTTGGTTTTTATAGGAAAGAACTGAAACTCTCCATATCATGGATTTGTATTTGGTAACATCTGTAAACGTTTGTGATTTTTCAGAATTGGATTTGTTCATTTTTCAGGCATTCACTGAATTTTTCCTTCTCTGCAGAAATTTGACATTTGGCCTGTCCTTATACGAGTTGATTATGTTCCTTCTCACTTTGATTTAGCTGCACTAAGGAGTGGGAAGTACGTGGAACTGGTGAACCTATTAACTTGGAAGGTAAAGTTTTCATCTTTCTTGCTTTTACCTTTCCTTGCTGTGATTACTGAATTAAATGGCGCACCTAAGTAAAAATAGCAATTGAATAACAGCCAGCATTTCATGTTAGTGTGTGTTTAGATCTCAGGTTTTCTGATGGAAAAAGTTTGAATTTGTAGTGTCCTTCACCTGCCTGTGGAGAAAACTCTTGATGCATAACTAGCTACATCATTTACTTGTTGAAACTAGAGTCCATTATTCGAATTCCTTATTCCAACACATCTTACTGACGGTTGGACACACTGacatgcaaatttttctttaCACATCATACTGACTTCACATCATTCAAATTCCTTGTTTCAACAAATCTTACTCATGATCGGACACATTGATATGCAAATTTTGCTTTTCCACTGGCCTTTTAAGAGAGGACCATCTAGGCATGTAAATACTTGATCTTTTGTCAGAATAGTTTAGGTTCCAATTGTAATTTTAATACCTCAAATTGAAAAGTTGTCATTTTTATGGTAAAGTGCTTCAAAGGGTCAACTTCCTAACAACAAAGTAGAATAATGTAGATTATATGAGTAGTGGGATATGTTGTCGTGGTAGTACCATTTTTCACTAATTCTTTCCCTTATCTGCTGGGATTGCTAATACGGATTACCATATGGACGATCAGAGTTAAGCTTTAGCTTTTGGTGTTTTACATGTTCTATTTGGTGGAATGCAATTGGATTCTTTGGTACATTTGGTACTTATATCCTCAACTTTTCACTTTGCACCAGCATTCAGAGTTATGGTGCATCTGTCAAGCAAAGATTTCATAAACCATTGGTGTATTTATTAGATGCATTTGTAACCGCCATTCAAGTTGTCTTCTCCCAGTGTCTGTGTTCtacattttttccttctcttaatTGCTCTTTTAGGCTGATTACAGCATTCGTATGCCCTTTTTGGTATTCTTTGAATGAGGATAATTTATATAGCCCATGGTCAATGTAATTCTCTTGTTCAACAATTTACTATTTCTCCATCTTTGGTTATTACCTGGTAGGAACACTTAACTTGCGAGAATCTTAGTTCTCTTTTGGAACCATTTTGGCTTGAAAACTGAGTGTTCAACTTTCAAATGATTTCTAATGCCAGGGGGTGGAGCTACAACTTAAGCATGTTCATTCAGTTGGAGTCTATGGCTGGAGCTCTGTGGGTGAAATGGTACTTGGGGAGTGGTTAGAAGACATCTCTCAAAACCAGGTTACTGCCATAGCTTCAAAGTGAACAAGCTTTTATACAACTTGTGGCCTCATTGTGCTTCCATGGTAATGATTATATTTTTGTAGGTTCATAAATTGTTGAAAGGCCTACCTCCTATTCGATCACTGGTTGCCGTTGGTTCTGGTGCTACAAAGCTGGTGACTTTGCCCGTAAATGGCTACAGGAAGGATAGGAGATTGCTCAAGGGTGTTCAGAGGGGTAAATAGTTACCTGGAAACAGATCTTATATATTTAAATCTTCCCTTTTAAATGGAGTAATATATGCATTGGATTGAGTTACCTTGCCTCAACTTCCCCCTGGCCTATGCAAAATACTATCTGCATTTTGAGCTTACTTGGTTATGCATCGGTCAGGAATCATTTCAGTTATGCAGGGGTCTAATATAGCTACCCTGGAAAATTAGATTCTGGTATTGTTAAGGCTAGTTTTTAGGAATTTCTCTCCGCTATCTGACTACTGCACTTGTGACATTTTCTGCATTGCCTTTTCTGCTATTTACTAGATGATGGAAATAAACAGTAAGCTTTGTGTTTGTACCAGGTACAATAGCATTTCTTCGGAGTATTTCAC
This portion of the Coffea arabica cultivar ET-39 chromosome 2e, Coffea Arabica ET-39 HiFi, whole genome shotgun sequence genome encodes:
- the LOC113731415 gene encoding autophagy-related protein 2, whose amino-acid sequence is MFSWNIAKSAEAMFSRWAIKRLCKFLLKKKLGKIILGDVDLKQLDVQLSAGTVKLTDLALNVDYLNHKFGAAAAVMVKEGSIGSLLLTLPWSGDGCRIEVDELELIIAPGGASVLHDGSETRNFGQNNNHPANHDSRKLENDSGSGGGVTLTSVYVHEGVKTIAKMVKWLLSSFHVKIKRLIVAFDPCIVEETNKRFSRSLVLRISEAECGTCISEDPDPHLMEEAKDNFLGLSRLTNFFKFQGAVLELLQIDDVEHQSTCACASGINFGEWFSDRCQSTAMTPIITGQNGGFSGHLKLSIPWKNGSLDIRKVDVDAYIEPLELRFQPSTVAWFICLWDMFKDMGSTSGSEMLCKATDTVCDNAALNYTSSMPDVRSLNADKVLEENDNSLVNCSSLLEEECRLEALLSESHLISDWVGRTQKDEPDFGESVYQFFECFDELRSSQSALGQSGMWNWTCSVCSAITAVSNLASGSSSIPPVQQHVETNLKVTVARISILFSFFDKKPEYSCYERENQAKAAQYVHYLDMKFLDLLLVLQVCPEEMNFEATVQHIELDDHFSSENDKIDPKSQNESVTASGLTDLIQAMQDAVQDALIPLSSSGEYAGMVSRRGFDVDVQPSMVASNACSCITSCECIDMDNVVKVALFKTSGISRCQVTVNTGTSANFVLGPVSFTLSLPPCVLWANFGLVDKVSDLLKEVGACKMSHGRNNFASKTIFSERELYSQENEEKNSHGCVSSIPSDESLRGNICLSNARIILMAGYYSFNQFLALDFSYPQKFGDKNPKASEPASGTSLSKGGLLENSKSLQLSWKDLAVYLITSDPGENGGIELSNVLKWKLSAHMIMSIANETSQLSAISMFWQDGTTGPWITRRAKLLATSGNLKNRQRFTGKDYEFASVTTAKDMEESDNRAKQEMVLSSGFFIHVLLSPVMVNLGKAHYDSLICLLHQLVNCLSCMASDTLKEESSISQTSILVDCDSVGIAVCMEEKVDTKSSTQSELPGSWHGFRLKIQKFELLSVSNIGRVRGAKFVWMSHGEGSLSGFVTGVPHEELLLISCSNSTMGRGDGEGSNVLTPRFAGSDIVHLWNPDELHSYMSIAVRCGTIVAIGGRVDWWEAISSFFSVPCREIEQMGENSLQEGGSESSAPFQTSFILNLVDIGVNYEPNMYPCASTDGLDVESSSGMVSKAADDQYIACLLAASSFTLSSNSISDSSVGVYNIRLQDLGLLLCPVSGPKTSGSNYSVEHLSRAGYVKVAHVAHVKALLKTYSKGDPRWEVESSDLRIVVGTCSDTACGLIRLGAQLQQLFAPNLEDTLVHLQTRWNDVQGTTEDAQIGTHLGDAALSDIEGQNLGANSSSCRSNLMDEICEDAFQLVGNADGQRDYDDREFNMSINDNVLGEPSELSASNGEHFAGCFSFSESNPVVGLENNGASFQDENVPEFIEEYFLSDLRPLSGVSFTSQLPNELHCKAGITGSGELPYRNNGWYGNTSLRIVENHVSEVNDQANPGQLENSESSSGCTELDDHGRIKGCILLKNMNIVWRLYAGSDWSNFQKSQEHSTSGRDATVCLEISLSRMQIQYDIFPDGGLHASLLSLAIQYFRVNDNSKNAPWKLVLGYYQSKDHPRKSSSKALKMDLESVRPDPSTPLEEYRLRVAFLPMRLHLHQSQLDFLINFFGGQRTSINSSKNGTHDILEAGKGSHKAASLSGHTIVQEALLPFFQKFDIWPVLIRVDYVPSHFDLAALRSGKYVELVNLLTWKGVELQLKHVHSVGVYGWSSVGEMVLGEWLEDISQNQVHKLLKGLPPIRSLVAVGSGATKLVTLPVNGYRKDRRLLKGVQRGTIAFLRSISLEAIGLGVHLAAGAHDILLQAEYMLTTIPPSISCPLQSRANTSVRSNQPEDARQGIKQAYHSISDGLGKSASALVRTPLKKYQRGDGVGSALAAVVQATPVAAVAPASAAARAVHYALLGVRNSLDPEHKKESLDKYLGSSQQREFM